One stretch of Natronoarchaeum philippinense DNA includes these proteins:
- the pabB gene encoding aminodeoxychorismate synthase, component I gives MSSPTVETDAAAFRSVAAEAPVGARVPVEVRVAVSDPFDAYRRARDGPGGAFLETTGGQSGWGYFGVEPVERLTVGPDAVLRRPSEPPAEDALAGLGGRTAPSLAALQGLLDGEALIRGDCDVPYPCGAIGWLSYDVVREIEDLPESADDDRGLPQIQVGVFDRLAAWEEPRDGETTLRITACPRIEGDGEAAIDAAYERGRERALDLARRAVEGNPEIGEPPVERDRASFESDCGREAFAERVRRVKEYVREGDTFQANVSQRLTAPAAVHPVAAYDAVREVNPAPYSGLLEFPGVDLVSASPELLLDRDGDRIETEPIAGTRPRGATDADDEALEDELLDDDKERAEHAMLVDLERNDLGKVSAYGSVDVPEYRRIDRYSEVMHLVSRVTGELRPGAELADAIAAVFPGGTITGAPKPRTMEIIEEVEATRRGPYTGSMAIFGFDERATLNIVIRTLVRQDAEYHLRVGAGIVHDSVPEREYEETLDKARALVRAVDEALDDRTSLGVEGGGVDRTDADDHGGEPR, from the coding sequence ATGAGTTCTCCGACGGTCGAAACCGACGCGGCGGCGTTCCGCTCGGTCGCCGCCGAGGCGCCGGTCGGCGCGCGCGTCCCGGTCGAGGTTCGCGTCGCCGTGTCGGACCCCTTCGATGCCTATCGACGGGCGCGTGACGGCCCCGGCGGGGCGTTTCTGGAGACCACCGGCGGGCAGTCCGGCTGGGGCTACTTCGGCGTCGAGCCGGTCGAGCGATTGACTGTCGGTCCCGACGCCGTCCTGCGGCGTCCATCCGAACCCCCGGCAGAGGACGCCCTAGCCGGGCTGGGCGGCCGGACGGCGCCGTCGCTCGCAGCGCTCCAAGGCCTGCTCGATGGCGAGGCGCTGATCCGTGGCGACTGCGACGTGCCCTACCCCTGCGGGGCGATCGGCTGGCTCTCCTACGATGTCGTCCGCGAGATCGAGGACCTGCCCGAGTCGGCCGACGACGACCGCGGTCTCCCACAGATACAGGTCGGCGTGTTCGACCGGTTGGCGGCGTGGGAAGAACCACGCGACGGCGAGACGACACTTCGGATCACCGCCTGCCCGCGGATCGAAGGCGACGGCGAGGCGGCGATCGACGCCGCCTACGAGCGAGGCCGGGAGCGTGCGCTCGATCTCGCGCGGCGGGCCGTCGAGGGCAACCCCGAAATCGGGGAACCACCGGTCGAGCGCGATCGGGCGAGCTTCGAGAGCGACTGCGGACGCGAGGCCTTCGCCGAGCGCGTTCGCCGGGTCAAAGAGTACGTCCGCGAGGGCGATACGTTTCAGGCGAACGTCTCCCAGCGCCTGACTGCGCCGGCGGCGGTCCATCCCGTCGCGGCGTACGACGCCGTGCGCGAGGTCAACCCGGCGCCGTACTCCGGCCTACTGGAGTTCCCCGGCGTCGATCTGGTGAGCGCGAGCCCCGAACTCCTCCTCGACCGTGACGGCGACCGGATCGAGACCGAACCGATCGCGGGCACACGGCCGCGCGGCGCGACCGACGCCGACGACGAGGCGCTGGAGGACGAACTGCTCGACGACGACAAAGAACGCGCCGAGCACGCGATGCTGGTCGACTTGGAGCGCAACGATCTGGGCAAGGTATCGGCGTACGGCAGCGTCGACGTGCCCGAGTACCGCCGGATCGACCGCTACTCGGAGGTGATGCATCTGGTCTCCCGCGTGACCGGCGAGTTGCGACCCGGGGCCGAACTGGCAGACGCGATCGCCGCGGTGTTCCCCGGCGGGACGATCACCGGCGCACCCAAGCCGCGAACGATGGAGATCATCGAGGAGGTCGAGGCGACCCGTCGAGGCCCCTACACCGGCTCGATGGCGATCTTCGGCTTCGACGAGCGCGCCACGCTCAACATCGTCATCCGGACGCTCGTCCGGCAGGACGCCGAGTACCACCTGCGCGTCGGGGCGGGGATCGTCCACGACTCGGTGCCCGAACGCGAGTACGAGGAGACGCTGGACAAGGCCCGCGCGCTCGTTCGGGCGGTCGACGAGGCACTCGACGACCGGACGAGTCTGGGCGTCGAGGGCGGAGGAGTCGATCGGACGGACGCCGATGATCACGGAGGTGAACCGCGATGA